A genome region from Manis pentadactyla isolate mManPen7 chromosome 5, mManPen7.hap1, whole genome shotgun sequence includes the following:
- the ATP5F1E gene encoding ATP synthase subunit epsilon, mitochondrial, translating to MVAYWRQAGLSYIRYSQICAKAVRDALKTEFKANAEKTSGSSVKIVKVKQE from the exons ATGGTGGCGTACTGGCGACAGGCTGGACTCAG CTACATCCGATACTCCCAGATCTGTGCAAAAGCAGTGAGAGATGCGTTGAAGACAGAATTCAAAGCAAATGCTGAGAAGACTTCTGGAAGCAGCGTAAAAATTGTGAAAGTGAAACAGGAATAA
- the PRELID3B gene encoding PRELI domain containing protein 3B, whose amino-acid sequence MKIWTSEHVFDHPWETVTTAAMQKYPNPMNPSVVGVDVLDRHIDPSGKLHSHRLLSTEWGLPSIVKSLIGAARTKTYVQEHSVVDPVEKTMELKSTNISFTNMVSVDERLTYKPYPQDPEKTVLTQEAIITVKGVSLSSYLEGLMASTISSNANKGREAMEWVIRKLNAELEELTASARGSMRTPMAAAAFVEK is encoded by the exons ATGAAGATCTGGACTTCGGAGCACGTCTTTGA CCACCCATGGGAAACTGTTACAACCGCTGCAATGCAGAAATACCCAAACCCTATGAACCCAAGTGTGGTTGGAGTTGATGTACTGGACAGACATATAGATCCCTCTGGAAAGTTGCACAGCCATAGACTTCTCAGCACAGAGTGGGGACTGCCTTCCATTGTGAAATCT CTTATTGGTGCAGCAAGAACCAAAACATATGTGCAAGAACATTCTGTAGTTGATCCTGTAGAGAAAACAATGGAACTTAAATCTACTAAT atttcatttacaaatatggttTCAGTAGATGAGAGACTTACATACAAACCATATCCTCAGGACCCAGAAAA AACTGTTTTGACTCAAGAAGCCATAATTACTGTGAAAGGAGTCAGTCTCAGCAGTTACCTCGAAGGACTGATGGCAAGTACGATATCTTCAAATGCTAATAAA GGCCGAGAAGCAATGGAGTGGGTAATACGTAAACTAAATGCTGAGCTTGAGGAATTGACAGCTTCGGCAAGAGGGAGCATGAGGACACCAATGGCGGCAGCAGCATttgtagaaaaatga